The following coding sequences lie in one Mycobacterium sp. DL440 genomic window:
- a CDS encoding IclR family transcriptional regulator: MVDRVALILNSFDEPGRHLRLDQIAGRTGLPRSSVHRILKQLHSAGLLQHRPDGYALAASPLPVTGMVDHSQLRSAASPTLSRLHADTGLVVHLGVLFGGDVVYLDKVAGRNSAVVPTRVAGHTPAHASALGKTMLAQLPAEEVDAVLGPRLTRSTRSTIGDLETLHRELARIRSRHGLAYDNEELAIGLTSVAAPLRSADGEVAGLSLTGAVPLHRLQRTAPFVIRAARHVSQQLGAGRDAASAAPSQAQATDNLLSRVLRTLTSDAWV; this comes from the coding sequence ATGGTGGATCGTGTCGCGCTGATCCTCAACTCCTTCGATGAACCCGGCAGGCACCTGCGGCTGGATCAGATCGCCGGCCGCACGGGGTTGCCCCGCTCCTCCGTGCACCGGATTCTCAAACAGTTGCACAGCGCGGGGCTCCTACAGCACCGGCCCGACGGCTATGCGCTGGCCGCCTCCCCGCTGCCGGTGACCGGGATGGTCGACCACTCGCAGTTGCGCAGCGCGGCCTCACCGACCCTGTCCCGCCTGCATGCCGACACTGGACTGGTGGTGCACCTCGGGGTGCTCTTCGGCGGCGACGTCGTCTACCTCGACAAGGTGGCCGGTCGCAACAGTGCTGTGGTGCCCACCCGCGTCGCCGGGCACACGCCCGCGCACGCCAGCGCCCTGGGAAAGACCATGCTGGCCCAGCTTCCCGCCGAGGAGGTGGACGCCGTCCTGGGGCCGCGGCTGACCCGGTCCACCCGGTCCACCATCGGCGATCTGGAAACCCTGCACCGGGAACTGGCCCGGATCCGCTCGCGGCACGGACTGGCGTACGACAACGAGGAGCTGGCGATCGGACTGACCAGCGTGGCGGCCCCGCTTCGCTCGGCCGACGGCGAGGTGGCGGGCCTGTCCCTGACCGGTGCGGTGCCGTTGCACCGCCTGCAGCGGACCGCACCGTTCGTGATCCGTGCGGCCCGGCACGTCTCGCAGCAACTCGGCGCCGGCCGGGATGCCGCGTCGGCGGCCCCGTCCCAGGCGCAGGCCACCGACAACCTGTTGTCGCGCGTGCTGCGGACGCTGACCTCCG